Proteins encoded within one genomic window of Natator depressus isolate rNatDep1 chromosome 1, rNatDep2.hap1, whole genome shotgun sequence:
- the TRIM3 gene encoding tripartite motif-containing protein 3 isoform X3, producing the protein MAKREASASPVVRQIDKQFLVCSICLDRYRNPKVLPCLHTFCERCLQNYIPPQSLTLSCPVCRQTSILPEQGVAALQSNFFITNLMEVLQRTPEGSSRPDAATLDPVSAITGQPLSCPNHEGKVMEFYCESCETAMCRECTEGEHREHVTVPLRNVVEQHKASLQEQLDAIKSRLPQLTAAIGLVTEISKQLVERKNAAVGEISGSFAELEQALQQRKGLLVRDLEATCSAKQKVLQAQLDALRQGQENILSSCAFTEQALHHGTETEVLLVKKQMSERLSALASQEFPEQPQENDQLDYVVETDGVRKSILNLGVLITTSAIAHKTVATGEGLRHAVVGQASSLTITTKDKAGELVRSGSASLQAQVTAPDGSRAEAEVLDNKNGTYELVYTPRQEGDFLLSILLYGQPIKGSPFRTRALKACDVPPSPDDVKRRVKSPSSGHIRQKAVRRPSSMYGTGKKKENPIEDELIFRVGSRGREKGEFTNLQGISTSSSGRIVVADSNNQCVQVFSNEGQFRLRFGVRGRSPGQLQRPTGVTVDMNGDIIIADYDNRWVSIFSPEGKFKTKIGAGRLMGPKGVAVDRNGHIIVVDNKACCVFIFQSNGKLVTKFGSRGTAERQFAGPHFVAVNNKNEIVVTDFHNHSVKVYSADGEFLFKFGSHGEGNGQFNAPTGVAVDSNGNIIVADWGNSRIQVFDSSGSFLSYINTLADPLYGPQGLALTSDGHVVVADSGNHCFKAYRYLQ; encoded by the exons GTGTCTCCAGAACTATATCCCGCCCCAGAGCCTCACCCTGTCTTGCCCCGTGTGCCGCCAGACCTCCATCCTGCCGGAGCAGGGCGTGGCCGCGCTCCAGAGCAACTTCTTCATCACCAACCTCATGGAGGTGCTGCAGCGCACCCCCGAGGGCAGCAGCCGCCCGGACGCCGCCACGCTGGACCCCGTCAGCGCCATCACCGGCCAGCCACTCTCCTGCCCCAACCACGAGGGCAAG gTGATGGAGTTCTACTGTGAGTCGTGCGAGACGGCCATGTGCCGCGAGTGCACGGAGGGCGAGCACCGGGAGCACGTCACCGTGCCCCTGCGCAACGTGGTGGAGCAGCACAAGGCCTCGCTGCAGGAGCAGCTCGACGCCATCAAGAGCCg GCTGCCCCAGCTGACGGCTGCCATTGGGCTGGTGACCGAGATCAGCAAGCAGCTCGTCGAGCGGAAGAACGCCGCCGTGGGCGAGATCAGCGGCTCCTTCGCGGAGCTGGAGCAGGCCCTGCAGCAGCGCAAGGGGCTGCTCGTGCGTGACCTGGAGGCCACCTGCAGCGCCAAGCAGAAG GTGCTGCAGGCCCAGCTGGACGCCCTGCGGCAGGGCCAGGAGAACATCCTGAGCAGCTGCGCCTTCACGGAGCAGGCGCTGCACCACGGCACGGAGACCGAGGTGCTGCTGGTGAAGAAGCAGATGAGCGAGCGGCTCAGCGCGCTGGCCAGCCAGGAGTTCCCCGAGCAGCCGCAGGAGAACGACCAGCTGGACTACGTGGTGGAGACGGACGGCGTCCGCAAGTCCATCCTCAACCTGGGCGTGCTCATCACCACCAGCGCCATCGCCCACAAGACGGTGGCCACGGGCGAGGGGCTGCGGCACGCAGTGGTGGGGCAGGCCTCCTCCCTCACCATCACCACCAAGGACAAGGCCGGGGAACTGGTGCGCAGCGGCAGCGCCAGCCTGCAGGCCCAGGTGACGGCGCCCGACGGCAGCCGGGCCGAGGCCGAGGTGCTGGACAACAAGAACGGCACCTACGAGCTGGTGTACACGCCGCGGCAGGAGGGCGACTTCCTGCTCTCCATCCTGCTCTATGGGCAGCCCATCAAGGGCAGCCCCTTCCGCACCAGGGCCCTCAAGGCCTGCGACGTGCCCCCCTCGCCCGACGACGTGAAGCGCCGTGTCAAGTCCCCCAGCAGCGGGCACATCCGGCAGAAGGCCGTGCGGCGCCCCTCCAGCATGTACGGCACCGGCAAGAAGAAGGAGAATCCCATCGAGGACGAGCTCATCTTCCGCGTGG GAAGCCGAGGCCGGGAGAAGGGGGAATTCACCAACCTGCAGGGCATCTCCACCTCCAGCTCCGGTCGCATCGTGGTGGCCGACAGCAATAACCAGTGTGTGCAG GTCTTCTCCAACGAGGGCCAGTTCCGGCTGCGCTTCGGCGTCCGGGGCCGTtccccagggcagctgcagcGCCCCACCGGTGTCACGGTTGACATGAATGGGGACATCATCATAGCTGACTACGACAACCGCTGGGTCAGCATCTTCTCCCCCGAGGGCAAGTTCAAG ACGAAGATCGGGGCTGGGCGGCTGATGGGCCCCAAGGGTGTGGCCGTGGATCGCAATGGCCACATCATCGTGGTGGACAACAAGGCCTGCTGCGTCTTCATCTTCCAGTCCAACGGGAAGCTGGTGACCAAGTTCGGCAGCCGCGGCACGGCAGAGCGGCAGTTTGCAG GGCCCCACTTCGTCGCTGTTAACAACAAGAACGAGATCGTAGTGACCGACTTCCACAACCACTCGGTGAAG gtGTACAGTGCCGATGGCGAGTTCCTCTTCAAGTTTGGCTCACACGGGGAGGGGAACGGGCAGTTCAACGCCCCCACCGGCGTGGCCGTGGATTCCAACGGCAACATCATCGTGGCTGACTGGGGCAACAGCCGGATCCAG GTCTTCGACAGCTCAGGCTCCTTCCTGTCCTACATCAACACGCTGGCCGACCCGCTGTATGGGCCGCAGGGCCTGGCGCTCACCTCGGACGGACACGTGGTGGTGGCCGACTCGGGCAACCACTGTTTCAAGGCCTATCGCTACCTGCAGTAG
- the TRIM3 gene encoding tripartite motif-containing protein 3 isoform X1 — protein MAKREASASPVVRQIDKQFLVCSICLDRYRNPKVLPCLHTFCERCLQNYIPPQSLTLSCPVCRQTSILPEQGVAALQSNFFITNLMEVLQRTPEGSSRPDAATLDPVSAITGQPLSCPNHEGKVMEFYCESCETAMCRECTEGEHREHVTVPLRNVVEQHKASLQEQLDAIKSRLPQLTAAIGLVTEISKQLVERKNAAVGEISGSFAELEQALQQRKGLLVRDLEATCSAKQKVLQAQLDALRQGQENILSSCAFTEQALHHGTETEVLLVKKQMSERLSALASQEFPEQPQENDQLDYVVETDGVRKSILNLGVLITTSAIAHKTVATGEGLRHAVVGQASSLTITTKDKAGELVRSGSASLQAQVTAPDGSRAEAEVLDNKNGTYELVYTPRQEGDFLLSILLYGQPIKGSPFRTRALKACDVPPSPDDVKRRVKSPSSGHIRQKAVRRPSSMYGTGKKKENPIEDELIFRVGSRGREKGEFTNLQGISTSSSGRIVVADSNNQCVQVFSNEGQFRLRFGVRGRSPGQLQRPTGVTVDMNGDIIIADYDNRWVSIFSPEGKFKTKIGAGRLMGPKGVAVDRNGHIIVVDNKACCVFIFQSNGKLVTKFGSRGTAERQFAGTLDGNTATGRSLLLHAFGFLLGQPGPHFVAVNNKNEIVVTDFHNHSVKVYSADGEFLFKFGSHGEGNGQFNAPTGVAVDSNGNIIVADWGNSRIQVFDSSGSFLSYINTLADPLYGPQGLALTSDGHVVVADSGNHCFKAYRYLQ, from the exons GTGTCTCCAGAACTATATCCCGCCCCAGAGCCTCACCCTGTCTTGCCCCGTGTGCCGCCAGACCTCCATCCTGCCGGAGCAGGGCGTGGCCGCGCTCCAGAGCAACTTCTTCATCACCAACCTCATGGAGGTGCTGCAGCGCACCCCCGAGGGCAGCAGCCGCCCGGACGCCGCCACGCTGGACCCCGTCAGCGCCATCACCGGCCAGCCACTCTCCTGCCCCAACCACGAGGGCAAG gTGATGGAGTTCTACTGTGAGTCGTGCGAGACGGCCATGTGCCGCGAGTGCACGGAGGGCGAGCACCGGGAGCACGTCACCGTGCCCCTGCGCAACGTGGTGGAGCAGCACAAGGCCTCGCTGCAGGAGCAGCTCGACGCCATCAAGAGCCg GCTGCCCCAGCTGACGGCTGCCATTGGGCTGGTGACCGAGATCAGCAAGCAGCTCGTCGAGCGGAAGAACGCCGCCGTGGGCGAGATCAGCGGCTCCTTCGCGGAGCTGGAGCAGGCCCTGCAGCAGCGCAAGGGGCTGCTCGTGCGTGACCTGGAGGCCACCTGCAGCGCCAAGCAGAAG GTGCTGCAGGCCCAGCTGGACGCCCTGCGGCAGGGCCAGGAGAACATCCTGAGCAGCTGCGCCTTCACGGAGCAGGCGCTGCACCACGGCACGGAGACCGAGGTGCTGCTGGTGAAGAAGCAGATGAGCGAGCGGCTCAGCGCGCTGGCCAGCCAGGAGTTCCCCGAGCAGCCGCAGGAGAACGACCAGCTGGACTACGTGGTGGAGACGGACGGCGTCCGCAAGTCCATCCTCAACCTGGGCGTGCTCATCACCACCAGCGCCATCGCCCACAAGACGGTGGCCACGGGCGAGGGGCTGCGGCACGCAGTGGTGGGGCAGGCCTCCTCCCTCACCATCACCACCAAGGACAAGGCCGGGGAACTGGTGCGCAGCGGCAGCGCCAGCCTGCAGGCCCAGGTGACGGCGCCCGACGGCAGCCGGGCCGAGGCCGAGGTGCTGGACAACAAGAACGGCACCTACGAGCTGGTGTACACGCCGCGGCAGGAGGGCGACTTCCTGCTCTCCATCCTGCTCTATGGGCAGCCCATCAAGGGCAGCCCCTTCCGCACCAGGGCCCTCAAGGCCTGCGACGTGCCCCCCTCGCCCGACGACGTGAAGCGCCGTGTCAAGTCCCCCAGCAGCGGGCACATCCGGCAGAAGGCCGTGCGGCGCCCCTCCAGCATGTACGGCACCGGCAAGAAGAAGGAGAATCCCATCGAGGACGAGCTCATCTTCCGCGTGG GAAGCCGAGGCCGGGAGAAGGGGGAATTCACCAACCTGCAGGGCATCTCCACCTCCAGCTCCGGTCGCATCGTGGTGGCCGACAGCAATAACCAGTGTGTGCAG GTCTTCTCCAACGAGGGCCAGTTCCGGCTGCGCTTCGGCGTCCGGGGCCGTtccccagggcagctgcagcGCCCCACCGGTGTCACGGTTGACATGAATGGGGACATCATCATAGCTGACTACGACAACCGCTGGGTCAGCATCTTCTCCCCCGAGGGCAAGTTCAAG ACGAAGATCGGGGCTGGGCGGCTGATGGGCCCCAAGGGTGTGGCCGTGGATCGCAATGGCCACATCATCGTGGTGGACAACAAGGCCTGCTGCGTCTTCATCTTCCAGTCCAACGGGAAGCTGGTGACCAAGTTCGGCAGCCGCGGCACGGCAGAGCGGCAGTTTGCAGGTACCCTCGATGGTAATACCGCGACCGGCAGGTCCTTACTACTGCATGCCTTTGGCTTCCTGCTGGGCCAGCCTG GGCCCCACTTCGTCGCTGTTAACAACAAGAACGAGATCGTAGTGACCGACTTCCACAACCACTCGGTGAAG gtGTACAGTGCCGATGGCGAGTTCCTCTTCAAGTTTGGCTCACACGGGGAGGGGAACGGGCAGTTCAACGCCCCCACCGGCGTGGCCGTGGATTCCAACGGCAACATCATCGTGGCTGACTGGGGCAACAGCCGGATCCAG GTCTTCGACAGCTCAGGCTCCTTCCTGTCCTACATCAACACGCTGGCCGACCCGCTGTATGGGCCGCAGGGCCTGGCGCTCACCTCGGACGGACACGTGGTGGTGGCCGACTCGGGCAACCACTGTTTCAAGGCCTATCGCTACCTGCAGTAG
- the TRIM3 gene encoding tripartite motif-containing protein 3 isoform X2, translating into MAKREASASPVVRQIDKQFLVCSICLDRYRNPKVLPCLHTFCERCLQNYIPPQSLTLSCPVCRQTSILPEQGVAALQSNFFITNLMEVLQRTPEGSSRPDAATLDPVSAITGQPLSCPNHEGKVMEFYCESCETAMCRECTEGEHREHVTVPLRNVVEQHKASLQEQLDAIKSRLPQLTAAIGLVTEISKQLVERKNAAVGEISGSFAELEQALQQRKGLLVRDLEATCSAKQKVLQAQLDALRQGQENILSSCAFTEQALHHGTETEVLLVKKQMSERLSALASQEFPEQPQENDQLDYVVETDGVRKSILNLGVLITTSAIAHKTVATGEGLRHAVVGQASSLTITTKDKAGELVRSGSASLQAQVTAPDGSRAEAEVLDNKNGTYELVYTPRQEGDFLLSILLYGQPIKGSPFRTRALKACDVPPSPDDVKRRVKSPSSGHIRQKAVRRPSSMYGTGKKKENPIEDELIFRVGSRGREKGEFTNLQGISTSSSGRIVVADSNNQCVQVFSNEGQFRLRFGVRGRSPGQLQRPTGVTVDMNGDIIIADYDNRWVSIFSPEGKFKTKIGAGRLMGPKGVAVDRNGHIIVVDNKACCVFIFQSNGKLVTKFGSRGTAERQFAGTLDGPHFVAVNNKNEIVVTDFHNHSVKVYSADGEFLFKFGSHGEGNGQFNAPTGVAVDSNGNIIVADWGNSRIQVFDSSGSFLSYINTLADPLYGPQGLALTSDGHVVVADSGNHCFKAYRYLQ; encoded by the exons GTGTCTCCAGAACTATATCCCGCCCCAGAGCCTCACCCTGTCTTGCCCCGTGTGCCGCCAGACCTCCATCCTGCCGGAGCAGGGCGTGGCCGCGCTCCAGAGCAACTTCTTCATCACCAACCTCATGGAGGTGCTGCAGCGCACCCCCGAGGGCAGCAGCCGCCCGGACGCCGCCACGCTGGACCCCGTCAGCGCCATCACCGGCCAGCCACTCTCCTGCCCCAACCACGAGGGCAAG gTGATGGAGTTCTACTGTGAGTCGTGCGAGACGGCCATGTGCCGCGAGTGCACGGAGGGCGAGCACCGGGAGCACGTCACCGTGCCCCTGCGCAACGTGGTGGAGCAGCACAAGGCCTCGCTGCAGGAGCAGCTCGACGCCATCAAGAGCCg GCTGCCCCAGCTGACGGCTGCCATTGGGCTGGTGACCGAGATCAGCAAGCAGCTCGTCGAGCGGAAGAACGCCGCCGTGGGCGAGATCAGCGGCTCCTTCGCGGAGCTGGAGCAGGCCCTGCAGCAGCGCAAGGGGCTGCTCGTGCGTGACCTGGAGGCCACCTGCAGCGCCAAGCAGAAG GTGCTGCAGGCCCAGCTGGACGCCCTGCGGCAGGGCCAGGAGAACATCCTGAGCAGCTGCGCCTTCACGGAGCAGGCGCTGCACCACGGCACGGAGACCGAGGTGCTGCTGGTGAAGAAGCAGATGAGCGAGCGGCTCAGCGCGCTGGCCAGCCAGGAGTTCCCCGAGCAGCCGCAGGAGAACGACCAGCTGGACTACGTGGTGGAGACGGACGGCGTCCGCAAGTCCATCCTCAACCTGGGCGTGCTCATCACCACCAGCGCCATCGCCCACAAGACGGTGGCCACGGGCGAGGGGCTGCGGCACGCAGTGGTGGGGCAGGCCTCCTCCCTCACCATCACCACCAAGGACAAGGCCGGGGAACTGGTGCGCAGCGGCAGCGCCAGCCTGCAGGCCCAGGTGACGGCGCCCGACGGCAGCCGGGCCGAGGCCGAGGTGCTGGACAACAAGAACGGCACCTACGAGCTGGTGTACACGCCGCGGCAGGAGGGCGACTTCCTGCTCTCCATCCTGCTCTATGGGCAGCCCATCAAGGGCAGCCCCTTCCGCACCAGGGCCCTCAAGGCCTGCGACGTGCCCCCCTCGCCCGACGACGTGAAGCGCCGTGTCAAGTCCCCCAGCAGCGGGCACATCCGGCAGAAGGCCGTGCGGCGCCCCTCCAGCATGTACGGCACCGGCAAGAAGAAGGAGAATCCCATCGAGGACGAGCTCATCTTCCGCGTGG GAAGCCGAGGCCGGGAGAAGGGGGAATTCACCAACCTGCAGGGCATCTCCACCTCCAGCTCCGGTCGCATCGTGGTGGCCGACAGCAATAACCAGTGTGTGCAG GTCTTCTCCAACGAGGGCCAGTTCCGGCTGCGCTTCGGCGTCCGGGGCCGTtccccagggcagctgcagcGCCCCACCGGTGTCACGGTTGACATGAATGGGGACATCATCATAGCTGACTACGACAACCGCTGGGTCAGCATCTTCTCCCCCGAGGGCAAGTTCAAG ACGAAGATCGGGGCTGGGCGGCTGATGGGCCCCAAGGGTGTGGCCGTGGATCGCAATGGCCACATCATCGTGGTGGACAACAAGGCCTGCTGCGTCTTCATCTTCCAGTCCAACGGGAAGCTGGTGACCAAGTTCGGCAGCCGCGGCACGGCAGAGCGGCAGTTTGCAGGTACCCTCGATG GGCCCCACTTCGTCGCTGTTAACAACAAGAACGAGATCGTAGTGACCGACTTCCACAACCACTCGGTGAAG gtGTACAGTGCCGATGGCGAGTTCCTCTTCAAGTTTGGCTCACACGGGGAGGGGAACGGGCAGTTCAACGCCCCCACCGGCGTGGCCGTGGATTCCAACGGCAACATCATCGTGGCTGACTGGGGCAACAGCCGGATCCAG GTCTTCGACAGCTCAGGCTCCTTCCTGTCCTACATCAACACGCTGGCCGACCCGCTGTATGGGCCGCAGGGCCTGGCGCTCACCTCGGACGGACACGTGGTGGTGGCCGACTCGGGCAACCACTGTTTCAAGGCCTATCGCTACCTGCAGTAG